ACATCATTATCCCCGTTTTTAACCGCTGGCGCTACACCCGCGACTGCCTGGTATCGCTGCGCGCGCAAACCAACCAGGACTTTCGTACGGTGGTGGTCGACGACGGCTCGACCGACGAAACGGCCGCCGCCCTGGCCCAGGAATTTCCCGAAGTGGAAGTGGTAACCGGCGATGGCAACCTGTTCTGGACGGCCGGCGTGAACCTGGGCATTCGCCGGGCCCTGGCCCTGGGCGCCACCCGCGTGCTCACCCTGAACAACGACGTGGTGGCCGCTCCCACCTTCGTGGCCGAAATGCTAGCCGCCGCCGCCCAGAACCCCACCGCCGTGCTGGGGGCCCTGGAGTTCGACGCCGCCACCGGCGAGGTGATTTACGCCGGCGAGCGGCTTGATTTCAAAACCAATACCCGCCACGACCTGCTAGATGAGCTGCCCGCCGGCCTGCGCACCGGCCTGCACCCCGTCACGTACCTGCCCGGGCGCGGCCTGCTCATTCCCAAGGCCGTGATTGACAAAATAGGCCTGTTTGACGAGAAGCGCCTGCCGCACTATTTGGCTGACTTCGACTACACCAGCGTGGCGCGCCGTGCCGGCTTCCCCGTGTTCTGCAACTACGCCGCCCAACTCAGCACCTACCCTGAGGAAAGCGGCCAAACCCTCACCCGCAAGCACCGCAGCGTAAAAGGATATTACCAACACCTGTTCGGTATCCGCGGCGGGGGCAACATGGTCAATTTCACTCACTTCGCTCTCAAGAATTGTCCCAAGCCCTACCTGCCGTACTTCCTGCTGAACGGCTACGCGCGCCGGCTGGTGGGTTACTTTCTGCACTAATGCGCGCCCTTGCGCAACGCGCCGCCCGCTGGCTGTGGCTGGCTCTGCTGGCCGGGGGCCCCGGCGTGGCAGCTTGCGCCAGCCACCACGCCACTGGCGACGCCACGCTCGTTATCACCAAGGGCGGCACCTACTCGGGTGCGTACGCCAGCACGGCCTCGGGCACGGCCTGCGTGCGCGTGGCCACCACCGAGCCCGTGGTGCTCGACGGCTGCGCGCTGACGGGCCCCGGCAACCTTATCGAAGCCGGCGAGGGTGCCGACCTAACTGTGCGCAACTGCCGCGGCCGCGGCCTGCCGCCCACCGCCGACAAGCAGGCCCCCGGCCGCTTCCTCGACGCCTACCGCCCGCGCCGCCTGGTAGTGGAGCACAACGCCTTCGTGCAAACCAGCGGCATCGTGGTGAACCGCTGGAGCGGCACCGGGGGCCCCGGCCAAACCCTGACGGTGCGCTACAACCTGGTGCGCGACGTGGACGGCCGCTGGCGCAACAACACCGGCAGCACCCATTGCAGCTTCTTGATTTTGAACACGGTGCAGCATGTGCCCGGCGTCGAAATCGCCTACAACGAGGTGGTGAACGCGCCCAACCAAAGTTTGGTGGAAGACAACATCAACCTGTATAACTCGTCGGGCACGGCGGCCAGCCCATTGCGGGTGCACGACAATTTTGTGCGCGGCGCTTACCCGTTTCCGGCTGCGGCTAGCCAGTTCACGGGCTCGGGCCTGACCACCGACGGCAATGCCAAAACGGCGGACGGCGCCACGGCTTTCGTGGAGGCCGACCACAACCAGTTTGTGGCCACCGGCAACGCGGCCATGAACATTGCCGCCGGCCACGACATCTACTTCCACGACAACCGGGCCGTGACCGCTGGCTACCTGCCCGACGGCGTGCGCTTCAACGCCGCCCACGCCGGGCTCGGCGTGTTCAACTTCTACCACCAGCCCGAAACCGTGTTTTTTGGCCACCGCGTGGCCCGCAACGCCGTGGGCTACGTAAAGTGGGGCGGCACCGACCCCACGCCCGACCGCCAGGACTTGAGCCCGGGGGCCTGCGCGCCCTGCACCGGGACCGAGCATTTGCCCGGCCCCATCGGCTGGGTAACGGAGGAAGGCGAGTGGCGCAGTTGGCAGCAAAAGCTGCACAAAGCCGGCATAGCAGTGGGGCCCCAGCTGGTGCGGGCCGGTTCAGTTTCTAAATAACTCCCTGATGTACATCGGCGTTCTAGCCCCCATTGCCACCAACGACCTGCTGCCCTCTGCGGAGCGGGATGCTGCCCGCTCGTACCCCAAAGGCCGCGAAGGGGCCCCGCTGATTAGCAACCTTATCCGCGAGTACGTGGCCCGCGGGCACCGGGTGGTGGCCATCACCCTCGACGACCAGCTGGGCGACGACGACCCGCCCTTTGTGCACGAGGGCCCTAACCTGACCTACGTGGTGGTGCCCGCTCGCAGCCGCACCTTCCGCCTGAACGGCCGGCGCCTGGGCCGCACCGCCGATTTTTTCTGGTTCGAGCGCCAGCAGATGCTGGCCCAGCTCCGGCGCTTCCGCCCCGAAGTAGTGCACGCCCACTGGACCTACGAATTTGCCCTGGCTGGCCTGGCCTACGACCCGCAAACGCTGGTGACGGTGCACGACAACGCCCGCATCATTTTTGAGTACGTACGCACTCTCAACCGCCTGTTTCACTTGGTAATGGCGCGCTACGTGTTCCGCAAGGGCCACCGCTTCACGGCCGTGTCGCCGTACATGGCCGCCACCGTGCAGCCCTGGACGAAGGCCCCGGTGGCCGTGGTGCCCAACCCAGTGGTCATCCCCGGTCGCGCCAGCCTGGTAAAAGCGCCCCTTGACCGGCCCGTGCTCAGCACGGTGGTAAATGGCTGGGACGACCGCAAAAACAGCAAAAACGCCCTGCTGGCCTTCCGGGCCGTGCAGCAGCGGCACCCGGCGGCCGTGCTTTGGGCCATGGGCACAGCCTTCGTGCCGGGCGAGGAAGCCGAGGCGTTCTGCCGCCAGCACGACGTGCAAAACGTGGTCTTCTGGGGCCCCACGCCCCACGAGGAAGTGCTAAAGAAAATCGCCGCCAGCACACTTGTGCTGCACACTTCGCTCGAAGAATCGTTCGGCATGGTGCTCGTCGAGGCCATGGCCTACGGCGTGCCCGTGGTGGCCGGCCAGGACAGCGGTGCCGTGCCGTGGGTGGTAGAAGACGGCGGCCTGCTGGTCGACGTCACCAGCGTAGAAGCCATTGCCGGAGCCGTGAACCGCCTGCTCTCCGATGGGGCCCTGTACGAGCAGGTATCCACCCGGGCCGTAGCCATCGTGGCCGAGCGGTTCCCACTGGGCAAAATAGCTGACCAATACTTGGCCTTGTACGCACAGCCGGCAACCGCTTAGTGAGTTGTTAGGTGCTGGTGATCAGCTACTAGATTAATAATTGCCGATAACTGACAATAAGCAACTGCCAATTGCTACCCCGGTTTTCTATGATAGTGCCTTGCTGGGCAGCTGTTTCGCTTTAGCAGCCGGGTGCTTGTGAAAATCGCGCAGCACTGCTCGGTAAATGGCCAGCGTGCGGTTTACAATGGTAGCTGGGTCGTGGCGCTCGCGGGCCACGGTGGCGGCGTGGGTGGCCAGGCGCTGGCGCAGGGCCCCGTCGCTGAGCAGGCGCAGGGCCTGGGCGGCAATGCTGGCCGGGGCCAACGTGCACAGCAAGCCCGTTACTTCGTCCTCGACGAGCGAGCGGACGCCACCCACGTCGGATGCTACCACCGGCAGGCCCGCCACCTGGGCCTCGCACACGCTGTTGGGGCTGTTGTCGACGTAGGACGGGTGCAGCAAGCACACCGATTCGGCAAAGAGTTGGGCCAGCGCCGGGGCCCCCAGCACCCCGGGGCACACCACGTCGGCTGGCCCAATATGGCATAGCCCCGCTACCGCCGCCTGCACCGTGGCCGCGTCGGCAGCTCCCGCAATAACGAGCTGCACATCAAGCTGCTGGCGTAGCAGGTCGAATGCAGCCAGCACCTCGCGGAAGCCTTTCATTACCTGGGTGCCCCCCATGAACACCACTTGCGGCCGGCCCGTCGGCCGGGGCCCCGGGGCCCGAAAAAACGCGGGCCGGATGACCTCCCAGTTGTGGTGCACGGTGCACCCCGGGCTAAGCTTTTGCACCAGGGCTTGGTCCCAGTGCGTGCGGCACGAGAAATGGTGGATGGCGGGCAGGTAGCGGCGCTCGTAGCGGCCGGCCAGCGTCCACAGCACCTTCAGCCACGACACCACGCCCGGCACGAAGCGTGGGTACTGCGACACCAGGCCCTGCACCGTCAGCAACTGGGGCACGGGCAAGCCGGCCGTCATGGCCGGCAATTGTAGCTCCGAGCCGTACAGGTGCAGTAGGTCATATTCGCGGCAATGGATTTGCAAATATCTCTTTACTAAGGCAATGCGCCGCCGGTAAAGGGTGAGGATGTCGTCCCGTACCGACGGCGTTTTCAAATAAATAAATCGAATACCGTCGCGCTCAAACTTGTCAACGGGCGTGGCGAGGCGGTGCGTCCAGTTCAGAATGGTTAGCTCCACCCCCGGCTCCAGCTTCAGCAAGTCAGCCAGGGCCCCCACCCACGGCACGGGGTGGGCCTGGGTATCGAGCGGGTGCGGGTACGGCGCAAGCCAAAGGATCTTCACGGGAATAGGTAATTGGGAAAACAGGATAATCGAGGTAGAACAATAGCTGTGGGTAGCTAAGCCCGCCGCCAGAAACGAAGCAGTTGCTTCAGGTGGAAGTCGGTGCGGAATAAAGCGCACTGTCGCGCCACGTCCTGGTCGCCCCACAGCAGGAAGCGGTTAAGTAGCAGCACGTCTACGCCGTAGCGGTCAAAAGGTAGGTAGTTTTTGCCGGCCTGCACGGTAGCCCCTAGGTGCAGGCCCGCGCCCACGGCCGCCGCCCGCACCGCCGCCGATGCATTGCCGTTGGGGTATGCCACGGCACTGGCCGGGGCCCCCACGAGCCGCACCAGTGCCTGCTGGCACGCCGCCAGTTCGTACTTGGCCGCCGCCGGGGCGTAGTTGGTCAGCACGGCGTGGTGGTGGGTATGGTTGCCGAGGATTACCTCCGGCGCGCGGGCAAATTCCTGCAGCTCGGTGGGCGTGAACGGCCGGTCGAGGTCGCCCACTGGTTGCAGGGCCCCTGCGCCAAAGTGGTCCACCAAATAGTGGTCGACTTCCGGGTGGCGCAGCTGCTTAAGGTGGGCGTACTCGGCCTGCTGCGCGGCGGGGGGCAGGGGGTGCCGGTGCCGGTGGCGGTACACCGCGTCCCACCAAAACGCCTGGCCCGCTTCCACGTGGTGGGTGGAAATGAAGAACGTGGCCGGCACGCCGTAGCGCTGCAAGATGGGCAACGCCAGGCGGTTGTTATAGTAGCCGTCGTCGAAGGTAAGCAGGGCGTACTTGCCCGCGGGGTCGAGGCCGCGCAGCACGTCGGCCGGCGCAACGAACGTATAGCCGTGCGCCACAAAGTAGGCCACGAATTGCTCGAATACCCGCACGGTGATGCGCTGCTGCGGGTCGACCTCGTGCCGGTTCATCGCGGCCTCGTCCTCGAACAATACGTGAAACATGAACGCCAGCAGCGCCGGCCGCTCGGGGCCCGCGGCCAGGCGGGCCAGGGCAAGTCGTTCGTCGAGGCGGTCGAGGGCACTCCTCCAGGCAAAGGCCATCACTGTTTGCGGGGAGCGGTGGAGACGAAAAGCACGTCGTTATGTCGTAAAAGTAAGCCCGTTACCGGATAATGGCAGCCATTGCCATAGTCGCCTTTCAGGCCTGAGCAGGGTATTGGCTTTCCCAGAACCTCGTCGGCTAATAATTCATACACATTGAATTTTTCCACTATTTATATGACTATAAAATCGCAATCGTTTGCAGAAAAGTGCAAGTTATATAATTTTGGCTCAAGTGTTTACGAACGAAATAATTGTATATCTTTGCCTCAGGCTTTTTTATGTTTTATAATATTTTTAATTAAATCGGAAATTCACATTTCTGTCACCTTGATGTTAAAAATTGACAAGACCATCGCTGCATCCTCTCGTAAACGCGCGCTTACAGCCAGTACGAAGGCTTTTTTACTGTTCGCTGCTGCAGGCCTGCCCCTTATTTCGGCGCAGGCCCAAACGGTAACTTACGCTGATCCAATTGTAATAACCAAAGGTGGTACCTACACCGGCAATTACCGCAGCAACACCTCCGGGCAGCCGGCCGTGCTGGTGAATACCAACGAACCCGTCGTGCTCGACGGGTGCAGCCTGGCTGGGGCGGGCAACCTGATTCAGGCCGGTGAGGGCGCCAACCTGACCGTGCGCAACTGCCGCGGTCAGGGCCTGGCCCCGAGCGTGGACAACCAAGCCCCTGGCCGTTTCATCGATTCGTACCGAGCTCAGCGCTTGGTGGTGGAACACAACGAGTTGGTGCAAACCAGCGGCATCGTGGTGAACCGCTGGAGCGGCACGGGGGGGGGCGGCCAAACCCTGACGGTGCGCTATAACCGGGTGCGCAACATCGACGGGCGCTGGCGCAACGGCGGCAGCGCCCGCAGCAGCTTCCTGATTTTGAACACGGTGCAACACCTGGCCGGCGTCGACGTGGCCTACAACGAGGTCATCAATGCGCCCAATCAGAGCTTGGTGGAGGACAATATTAATCTGTACAACAGCTCGGGCACGGCCGACAGCCCGGTGCACGTGCACGACAACTTCGTGCGTGGGGCGTACCCTTTTCCAGCCACCGACGGCCAGTTTACGGGTACGGGCCTGACCACCGACGGCGACGCGGGCACCATGGACGGGGCCGCGGCCTACATCGAGGCCGACCACAACCAGTTTGTGAGTACCTGCAACGCGGCGATGAACATTGCCGCCGGCCACGACGTGTACTACCACGACAACCGCTTAGTAACCAGTGGCCTGCTGCCCGACGGCTCGCGTCTACAGGCTACTTACGCCGCCACAGCTGTATTCAACTACTACCAGCAACTGGCGAGCCTGTTTTTCAACAACCGGATCGAGAACAACGTCATCGGCTTCGTGCGGTGGGGGGCTAACAACCCCTTTCCCGACCGCCAGGACCTGAGCCCGGGCAACTGCGACGCGTGCACCGGTACGGTGCACCTGCCCAACCCCGTGACGCTGGCCACCGAGGACAACGAAGGGGCCCTATGGGCCCAAAAGCTGCAACAGAACGGCGTAGTGGTGGGGCCCCTGGGCGCCGCTGCCCCGGCCCCGCCGGTGGTAGTGGCCACCGGCCAGGTCGTTAACCCCGGTTTTGAAGCAGACGGCGCCGCCTCTGGCTCGCCCACCGGCTGGCAAACCGGCGCCGGCTCCGACGCCAAATCCATTTACACCGAATCGTTCGCCGGGGCCCACACGGGCACTTACCACGCCACTCATTACCGCTATTCAGCTTACGAAGTGTACACGTACCAAGTAGTCAGTGGTTTGCCGAGCGGCACTTATGCTTTCAGCGCTTGGGTGAAAAGCAGCGGGGGCCAAACCGCCGCCCAGATGCGGGCCAGCAACTACGGGGGGCCTGTGCTGACCGCTGATATTGCCGCTACCCCCGGGGGCGAAAAGGCCGCCGGCTGGGTGCTGCTCACCGTGGCCAATGTTGCGGTGACCAACGGCCGGTGCGAAATAGGTTTTTACTCCAAAGCCGATGCCAACCAAGCCATCTATTTTGACGATGTGACGCTGGCACCCCAATCAGCCGCCGCGCCCAACCTCGCGCCCACCGTGGCCCTGAGCGCCCCCTCCGCCCTCACGCTGGGCCAAGCCGTCGCCCTGAGCGCCACGGCCGCTGATACCGACGGCACGGTAGTCAAAGTAGAATTCTACAACGGCGCCACCAAGCTGGGCGAAGCTACCGCAGCCCCCTACCAGCTGAGCTGGACGCCCGCAGCTGCCGGCACGTACACGCTGACCGCCGTGGCAACCGACAATGCTGCGGCCAGTACCACTTCGGCTACCGTGTCGGTGGCCGTGGCTGCCCCAGCGCCGGCGCCGGTTGGTGCTGGCACCAACTTGGTGGCCAACCCGGGCTTTGAGGCCGGCGGCTTGCCCGTGGGGGCCCCTGCCGGCTGGCAAACCGCCACCGGTGCGAGTACCAACGACAACGCCGATTACACCGA
This genomic stretch from Hymenobacter sp. PAMC 26628 harbors:
- a CDS encoding glycosyltransferase family 4 protein gives rise to the protein MKILWLAPYPHPLDTQAHPVPWVGALADLLKLEPGVELTILNWTHRLATPVDKFERDGIRFIYLKTPSVRDDILTLYRRRIALVKRYLQIHCREYDLLHLYGSELQLPAMTAGLPVPQLLTVQGLVSQYPRFVPGVVSWLKVLWTLAGRYERRYLPAIHHFSCRTHWDQALVQKLSPGCTVHHNWEVIRPAFFRAPGPRPTGRPQVVFMGGTQVMKGFREVLAAFDLLRQQLDVQLVIAGAADAATVQAAVAGLCHIGPADVVCPGVLGAPALAQLFAESVCLLHPSYVDNSPNSVCEAQVAGLPVVASDVGGVRSLVEDEVTGLLCTLAPASIAAQALRLLSDGALRQRLATHAATVARERHDPATIVNRTLAIYRAVLRDFHKHPAAKAKQLPSKALS
- a CDS encoding polysaccharide deacetylase family protein, producing the protein MAFAWRSALDRLDERLALARLAAGPERPALLAFMFHVLFEDEAAMNRHEVDPQQRITVRVFEQFVAYFVAHGYTFVAPADVLRGLDPAGKYALLTFDDGYYNNRLALPILQRYGVPATFFISTHHVEAGQAFWWDAVYRHRHRHPLPPAAQQAEYAHLKQLRHPEVDHYLVDHFGAGALQPVGDLDRPFTPTELQEFARAPEVILGNHTHHHAVLTNYAPAAAKYELAACQQALVRLVGAPASAVAYPNGNASAAVRAAAVGAGLHLGATVQAGKNYLPFDRYGVDVLLLNRFLLWGDQDVARQCALFRTDFHLKQLLRFWRRA
- a CDS encoding glycosyltransferase family 2 protein is translated as MLYIIIPVFNRWRYTRDCLVSLRAQTNQDFRTVVVDDGSTDETAAALAQEFPEVEVVTGDGNLFWTAGVNLGIRRALALGATRVLTLNNDVVAAPTFVAEMLAAAAQNPTAVLGALEFDAATGEVIYAGERLDFKTNTRHDLLDELPAGLRTGLHPVTYLPGRGLLIPKAVIDKIGLFDEKRLPHYLADFDYTSVARRAGFPVFCNYAAQLSTYPEESGQTLTRKHRSVKGYYQHLFGIRGGGNMVNFTHFALKNCPKPYLPYFLLNGYARRLVGYFLH
- a CDS encoding Ig-like domain-containing protein encodes the protein MNTNEPVVLDGCSLAGAGNLIQAGEGANLTVRNCRGQGLAPSVDNQAPGRFIDSYRAQRLVVEHNELVQTSGIVVNRWSGTGGGGQTLTVRYNRVRNIDGRWRNGGSARSSFLILNTVQHLAGVDVAYNEVINAPNQSLVEDNINLYNSSGTADSPVHVHDNFVRGAYPFPATDGQFTGTGLTTDGDAGTMDGAAAYIEADHNQFVSTCNAAMNIAAGHDVYYHDNRLVTSGLLPDGSRLQATYAATAVFNYYQQLASLFFNNRIENNVIGFVRWGANNPFPDRQDLSPGNCDACTGTVHLPNPVTLATEDNEGALWAQKLQQNGVVVGPLGAAAPAPPVVVATGQVVNPGFEADGAASGSPTGWQTGAGSDAKSIYTESFAGAHTGTYHATHYRYSAYEVYTYQVVSGLPSGTYAFSAWVKSSGGQTAAQMRASNYGGPVLTADIAATPGGEKAAGWVLLTVANVAVTNGRCEIGFYSKADANQAIYFDDVTLAPQSAAAPNLAPTVALSAPSALTLGQAVALSATAADTDGTVVKVEFYNGATKLGEATAAPYQLSWTPAAAGTYTLTAVATDNAAASTTSATVSVAVAAPAPAPVGAGTNLVANPGFEAGGLPVGAPAGWQTATGASTNDNADYTEAYPGPHAGLYHGTHYRPDKYEVYTYQTISNLPAGTYTLRAWVKSSGGQPRAEMRASNYGGDMRVANLGTSMSGWTLVQIPNISVVSGRAEIGFYSKASGGQWLYFDDVEFVLQPTATGANTVINASFDDDLLPRWDPRQWTTQAFGATRIFASYIEAYPGAHSGLYHGTHYRPEAYEVYTYQTISNLAAGTYALRAWVKSSGGQTTVQMRASNYGGDLVSAAVPDTPDGQWVQITLPNITVSNGQCEIGFYSKASGGQSFYYDDVELVLQSGASAAAGATASAAAIALAAGSTLFPNPADDQVTVSVNFLQSTAVTLVVTDMQGAPIARSQQQATAGDNQFVLDTRNLPSGIYALQIQSSQPTLVERLEVRH
- a CDS encoding glycosyltransferase family 4 protein encodes the protein MYIGVLAPIATNDLLPSAERDAARSYPKGREGAPLISNLIREYVARGHRVVAITLDDQLGDDDPPFVHEGPNLTYVVVPARSRTFRLNGRRLGRTADFFWFERQQMLAQLRRFRPEVVHAHWTYEFALAGLAYDPQTLVTVHDNARIIFEYVRTLNRLFHLVMARYVFRKGHRFTAVSPYMAATVQPWTKAPVAVVPNPVVIPGRASLVKAPLDRPVLSTVVNGWDDRKNSKNALLAFRAVQQRHPAAVLWAMGTAFVPGEEAEAFCRQHDVQNVVFWGPTPHEEVLKKIAASTLVLHTSLEESFGMVLVEAMAYGVPVVAGQDSGAVPWVVEDGGLLVDVTSVEAIAGAVNRLLSDGALYEQVSTRAVAIVAERFPLGKIADQYLALYAQPATA